The nucleotide sequence CGAGATGCGCACGCGGTCATCGGCGGGTTTCTGGAACGCTGTGCGGACATAGTTTGCCCGGAGAAGGGGTTGGAGATTGTTTTCAAGCACAAACTCTTGGATTGTGTTGGCGGTGGACTTGAAATCGTCGATTTCTTGTTGCGACCGCCCTTGTCGCTCCATTTTTTGTATCGTCTTCTCCATCTTGTACTCGCCATCTAGGAACGACTTGATGTACTTTTCCTTGACCACGAGCCTCCTCTCCTCACTGCTCCCGCTCGAGTTCACCATCTTTTGCTCCAGGAACACATCTGGCTTTGTCGACAGCAGACCGTACCACCTGAGGCGCAGAGAGGCTGCTTCGTCCTTCTGCTCCACCTTTTTCAAATACAGGTCGAATTTGGAGTTGTCAAAGTAAAGTGAAGACTGCCTGGGGTCATCAGAGCTGTCCACCTCTTTGGAGGACTGCTGGCTGTAAACCAAAGATGGCAACCGCCTCAGGATATATGTCTTGACCTCAAGGAGGTTGTCGGGATGCACCCAGACTAACCGAAGCAGCAAATGTCAGTCCTTGTACCACACGTTTGGAGATGTATTTATTTCCAGGTGCCCAAGACATCTCAACTTACACTTGTGAGCCGTATACCTCTCGCCATCCAGAGTCTCAGGCTGGATCTCCTGGAGGTCCAATGGGAGAGGGACGTCGCCAGCACCCTCCTCGAGGTGCTCCCTGACTGCAAAGTACATGAGCGAAAGCTTGCGCAGCAGAGGCGCATATCCAACCTCCGAGTTGAACGGAGTTATCGCCAAGCGAGCCTGCATCATGGGCCGGATGCGGTAGCGGCCGCCACGCTTGCGGTCGTGCTTCTTCACGATCTTGAGGAAGCCCGTGTAGTTGAGAGCGCTGTACGACTTGAGCGCCCGGATGTCGTTGGTGATGCGGTCCAACTCAGTCTCGAGCTCGCGGATCTTGTTCTTATCAACCGCGGGCGtcttctccttttccttgcccttgccgttGCCTGCAAACTCGGACTCGTCGTTTTTGCTGCCCACCTCGCCCAGCTCCGTCGGAGTCAGTTGCTTCATCTTGTCAAAGGCGGCATCGACGCGATCTCGTATCTGGGTAAAAGTTTCCTCGTGGAACCTGGCAACCTTTTCGAGCTGGTTGTTCAGGAGCTCGTCGCCGAAGCGGCGCTCGTCCTCTTCGGTCCATGGCTGGTCATCCTCGTCCGAATTGTCCTCGCGCAGGATTGACTTGAGTTTCGCGTAGTCGATATACTTGTCCTTCCATGGCTGGTGGATTGACTGGCGGAGCGTCTTACCGAACCGCATGACGTCGGCCTGGAGG is from Pyricularia oryzae 70-15 chromosome 2, whole genome shotgun sequence and encodes:
- a CDS encoding vacuolar transporter chaperone 2, encoding MRFGKTLRQSIHQPWKDKYIDYAKLKSILREDNSDEDDQPWTEEDERRFGDELLNNQLEKVARFHEETFTQIRDRVDAAFDKMKQLTPTELGEVGSKNDESEFAGNGKGKEKEKTPAVDKNKIRELETELDRITNDIRALKSYSALNYTGFLKIVKKHDRKRGGRYRIRPMMQARLAITPFNSEVGYAPLLRKLSLMYFAVREHLEEGAGDVPLPLDLQEIQPETLDGERYTAHKFWVHPDNLLEVKTYILRRLPSLVYSQQSSKEVDSSDDPRQSSLYFDNSKFDLYLKKVEQKDEAASLRLRWYGLLSTKPDVFLEQKMVNSSGSSEERRLVVKEKYIKSFLDGEYKMEKTIQKMERQGRSQQEIDDFKSTANTIQEFVLENNLQPLLRANYVRTAFQKPADDRVRISIDTELVFVREDVLDKRHPCRDPDDWHRRDIDNRSVTYPFKDINPSEISRFPYAVLEIKLKEDNTRRRPAWIEDLMASHLVHPVPRFSKFAHGVASLFDDYVNALPFWLSDLETDIRKDPHTAFREEEQRRMERAEDEMVVGSFLGAKVGSFKPRSSPKGGRSYLSERASADAGINPQSSASHPRSYPGPEETRDRQGSADDDATAVEESQKGYGTLSSVLPGFSMTRYARAKREREAGGSLSQLPEGVVEPKEWIKNDGPLKVEAKVWLANERTFLKWQHIAVLLGSLAVGLYTAAAGRSKKHSAEEAHLVAQVIGIAYLGMAAFAAGWGYYTFQSRRQMIVARSGQDFDNIFGPLTVSLGLVVALVLNFVFAYRAALERWDDLAGSNGGVASSINSTYANDELR